A single Arachidicoccus sp. BS20 DNA region contains:
- a CDS encoding polyprenol monophosphomannose synthase → MEKLVIIPTYNEKENIENIVRYVFALQLNYHILVIDDGSPDGTAEIVKSLMTDFPNELFLEQRTGKLGLGTAYIHGFKWALARSYQFIFEMDADFSHEPEDLERLYDACKNGGADVAVGSRYVKGGNIENWTLDRKIYSKGGAIYTRIITWMPVNDPTAGFVCYTRKVLETINFDAITFVGYAFQVEMKFASWKLGFKIVEVPITFKDRKFGSSKMNKGILKEGILGVLELQWQSLFKRYRKKVGS, encoded by the coding sequence TTGGAAAAGCTCGTTATCATACCTACTTACAACGAAAAGGAAAACATCGAAAACATCGTGCGTTATGTTTTTGCCTTACAGTTGAATTATCATATTTTAGTTATTGACGACGGTTCGCCCGATGGTACGGCAGAAATCGTAAAGTCTTTAATGACTGATTTTCCCAATGAACTATTTTTAGAACAAAGAACAGGAAAGCTTGGTCTCGGTACGGCGTATATTCATGGTTTTAAATGGGCACTGGCAAGAAGTTATCAATTTATATTTGAAATGGATGCTGATTTTTCGCACGAGCCAGAAGACCTTGAACGCTTATATGATGCTTGCAAAAATGGCGGTGCAGACGTTGCTGTCGGCAGCCGTTATGTGAAAGGCGGCAACATTGAAAACTGGACGCTCGACAGAAAAATTTACTCCAAAGGCGGCGCTATTTATACAAGAATTATTACCTGGATGCCTGTGAACGACCCCACTGCGGGCTTCGTTTGCTACACAAGAAAGGTATTGGAAACAATTAATTTTGACGCAATTACTTTCGTAGGATATGCGTTTCAGGTAGAAATGAAATTCGCTTCGTGGAAGCTTGGATTTAAAATTGTGGAAGTGCCTATTACGTTTAAAGACCGCAAGTTTGGTTCAAGTAAAATGAACAAAGGTATTTTAAAAGAAGGCATTCTCGGCGTGCTGGAGTTGCAATGGCAAAGTCTCTTTAAAAGATACCGGAAAAAAGTAGGAAGCTGA
- a CDS encoding 3'-5' exonuclease produces the protein MNIQLQRPLAFIDLETTGINTSTDRIVEIAIVKILPTGEEIRKRKLVNPQMKIPKAAQDIHGISDEMVKDAPTFKDIANEINQFLDNCDIGGYNSNKFDIPVLVEEFLRVGLDFNLSGRRFVDVQKVFHKMEQRTLSAAYKFYCDKSLEDAHSAEADAAATWEVLEAQILRYPNIGNTVDSILAFTGEEKFVDLARRFVIQNNVIVFNFGKHKGKSVADVLKQEPQYYDWMMKGDFSLHTKQIITEILNKSLLKK, from the coding sequence ATGAACATACAACTTCAACGTCCTTTGGCGTTCATCGATTTGGAAACAACGGGCATCAACACTTCGACCGACAGAATTGTTGAAATTGCGATTGTAAAAATTTTGCCGACCGGCGAAGAAATCCGCAAGCGAAAGCTTGTAAATCCGCAAATGAAAATTCCGAAAGCGGCGCAGGATATTCACGGTATTTCGGATGAAATGGTAAAAGATGCGCCTACATTCAAAGATATAGCCAATGAAATAAATCAGTTTCTCGACAACTGCGACATCGGCGGATACAACAGCAACAAGTTTGATATTCCCGTGTTGGTGGAAGAATTTTTGCGCGTGGGTCTCGACTTTAATTTAAGCGGAAGAAGATTTGTAGATGTGCAAAAAGTATTTCACAAAATGGAGCAACGCACACTGAGTGCAGCATATAAATTTTATTGCGACAAATCGCTGGAAGACGCGCATAGCGCGGAAGCCGACGCTGCCGCAACCTGGGAAGTGCTGGAAGCGCAAATACTTCGTTATCCGAATATCGGCAATACGGTCGATAGCATTTTGGCATTTACCGGCGAAGAAAAGTTTGTGGATTTGGCAAGACGTTTCGTGATTCAGAACAACGTAATTGTTTTCAACTTCGGGAAGCACAAAGGCAAATCGGTTGCAGATGTTTTGAAACAGGAACCTCAGTATTACGACTGGATGATGAAAGGCGATTTCTCGTTACACACGAAACAAATTATCACGGAGATTTTAAACAAATCTTTGTTGAAAAAATAA
- a CDS encoding UDP-N-acetylmuramate--L-alanine ligase: MHIHFISIGGSVMHQLAIALHKKGNEVTGSDDEIFEPAKSNLEKEGLLPKQIGWNADNINVSIDAVILGMHAKEDNPELLKAKELGLKIYSFPEYIYEESKNKKRIAIGGSHGKTTTTAMLMHVLKKNHLDFDYLVGARLEGFAQSVNITDAPIIVCEADEYPASTLEKRPKFHFLFPHIAVLTGIAWDHINVFPTFEIYLEQFKIFINTIEKDGILIYNETDEVLKNLVEENKRNDIRYQPYHLPEHSIENGKTILQIEDATATLQVFGNHNLLNLNAGYFVCKELGIDAQHFVDAIKTFNGAAKRLEQIFENENTVVYRDFAHAPSKVKATIDAVKQQFPDRKIIAVLELHTYSSLNENFMQQYNGAMNSADVAAVFYAAHALKLKRMPPLPKAAVVAGFGKNDLEVINDKNKLIDFLQNQSYNNSVLLLMSSGDYDGLNIQQFLKETIH; the protein is encoded by the coding sequence ATGCACATACATTTTATATCCATTGGCGGCAGCGTAATGCACCAACTCGCCATTGCTTTGCACAAAAAAGGAAACGAAGTTACCGGCTCGGACGATGAAATTTTTGAACCGGCAAAATCCAATTTGGAAAAGGAGGGATTGCTGCCAAAGCAAATCGGCTGGAATGCAGACAACATCAATGTTTCCATCGATGCAGTCATTCTGGGAATGCACGCTAAAGAAGATAATCCCGAATTGCTGAAAGCAAAAGAACTGGGTTTGAAAATTTATTCTTTTCCCGAATATATTTACGAAGAAAGCAAAAATAAAAAGCGCATTGCCATCGGAGGAAGTCATGGAAAAACTACCACAACCGCGATGCTGATGCACGTGCTGAAAAAAAATCATTTGGACTTTGATTATCTCGTGGGTGCGCGGCTCGAAGGTTTTGCGCAAAGCGTGAATATTACCGATGCGCCAATCATCGTTTGCGAAGCAGACGAATATCCTGCAAGCACGCTGGAAAAGCGCCCGAAATTTCATTTTCTGTTTCCGCATATTGCAGTATTGACGGGTATTGCGTGGGACCACATCAATGTATTTCCCACGTTTGAAATTTATCTCGAACAATTCAAAATCTTCATCAACACGATTGAAAAAGACGGCATTCTTATTTACAATGAGACAGATGAAGTATTGAAAAATTTGGTGGAAGAAAATAAACGAAACGATATTCGTTACCAGCCATATCATTTGCCCGAACATTCTATCGAAAACGGTAAAACAATTTTGCAAATTGAAGATGCAACAGCAACGCTGCAAGTCTTTGGCAATCATAATTTGCTCAACCTGAATGCAGGCTATTTTGTATGTAAAGAATTAGGAATTGATGCGCAACATTTTGTGGATGCCATCAAAACATTCAACGGTGCAGCAAAGCGATTGGAACAGATTTTTGAAAATGAAAACACAGTTGTTTATCGCGATTTTGCACACGCGCCCAGCAAAGTGAAAGCCACGATTGACGCAGTTAAACAGCAATTTCCCGACAGGAAAATTATTGCCGTTTTGGAACTGCATACATACAGCAGTCTGAATGAAAATTTTATGCAGCAATATAATGGCGCAATGAATAGCGCAGATGTTGCGGCTGTGTTTTACGCGGCGCACGCACTCAAATTAAAACGAATGCCGCCTTTGCCGAAAGCGGCTGTGGTTGCGGGTTTTGGCAAAAACGATTTAGAAGTTATCAATGATAAAAATAAGTTGATTGATTTCTTACAAAATCAATCTTATAACAATTCCGTATTATTGCTGATGAGCAGCGGCGATTATGACGGATTGAATATTCAGCAGTTTTTGAAAGAAACGATTCATTAA
- the ytxJ gene encoding bacillithiol system redox-active protein YtxJ, with product MNWIELINVVQLNDIKEKSFAKTQIIYKHSTTCSISRMVEARLNNSKENIDADFYYLDLLTHRDVSTAIAEMFGVQHESPQILVIKNGVCTYHESHTAIQIFEIAEQV from the coding sequence ATGAATTGGATTGAACTGATAAATGTTGTGCAACTGAATGATATCAAAGAAAAATCTTTTGCTAAGACACAAATCATTTACAAGCATAGCACTACTTGCAGCATCAGCAGAATGGTGGAAGCGCGATTGAACAATTCTAAGGAAAATATCGATGCGGACTTTTATTATCTCGATTTATTGACACACCGCGATGTGTCGACTGCTATTGCAGAAATGTTCGGCGTGCAGCACGAATCTCCGCAAATATTAGTTATCAAAAACGGCGTTTGCACCTACCACGAAAGCCACACGGCAATTCAGATATTTGAGATTGCAGAACAGGTTTAA
- a CDS encoding NUDIX hydrolase — translation MMNSFNIRVYGILKDERDRILVSDEFIRGDYITKFPGGGLELGEGTRDCLQREFLEETGLKVNVGAHFYTTDFFQQSAFNKEHQIISIYYFVHCDEIEKLQTHTKPFDFSPEQTADPNSESEVFRWIDLKDLSEESVMLPIDKIVAKMLKENKS, via the coding sequence ATGATGAATAGCTTCAACATTCGTGTATATGGAATTTTAAAAGATGAGCGCGACAGAATTTTAGTAAGCGACGAATTTATTCGCGGCGATTATATTACCAAATTTCCCGGCGGCGGTTTGGAACTTGGCGAAGGAACAAGAGATTGTTTGCAGCGCGAATTTTTGGAAGAAACAGGCTTGAAAGTCAATGTTGGCGCGCATTTTTACACAACCGATTTTTTCCAGCAATCGGCGTTTAACAAAGAGCATCAGATTATTTCCATATATTATTTTGTTCATTGCGATGAAATCGAAAAGTTGCAAACACACACAAAACCTTTCGATTTTTCGCCGGAACAAACAGCCGACCCAAACAGCGAAAGTGAAGTCTTTCGCTGGATTGATTTAAAAGATTTGAGCGAAGAAAGCGTAATGCTGCCGATTGATAAAATAGTGGCAAAAATGCTGAAAGAAAATAAATCTTAA